Proteins from one Planctomyces sp. SH-PL62 genomic window:
- a CDS encoding Gfo/Idh/MocA family protein yields the protein MTERPCANEATSRRRFLKETTTAAAGAAALASWAPMVHAAGSDTIKIGLVGSGGRGTGAAEQALTADSGTQLVAVGDLFGDRLQESLSALKGSAVGSRVVVDKDRCYTGFDAYKQVIDQVDVVVLATTPHFRPIHTAYAVEKGVHAFVEKPMAVDGPGLRKFLKAVQDAKAKDLSIVNGFCWRYHPARRETMKQVFDGRIGDIRSIETTYNSSGVWEPRKTREECGSDMEYQQRNWYYYNWLSGDHIVEQAIHGLDTMGWAMGDKLPERCFGVGGRQSRTDAKYGNIYDHFSLVFEYPNDVRGYHQCRHWVNTANRVKDYILGSEGTADVFANSISGKNKWRYRDTGDTKKYDMYQVEHDEMYAALRAGKTINNGEQAAHSTLLGIMGRQAAYTGEIITPEQILESTEDLSPPAYTFGPDPLPVAPIPIPGFKAS from the coding sequence GTGACCGAGCGACCCTGCGCGAACGAGGCGACCAGCCGACGGCGGTTCTTGAAGGAGACGACGACCGCGGCGGCGGGGGCCGCGGCGCTGGCCTCCTGGGCGCCGATGGTCCACGCGGCCGGCAGCGATACGATCAAGATCGGCCTGGTGGGCTCGGGCGGTCGCGGCACCGGCGCGGCGGAGCAGGCCCTGACGGCCGACTCCGGCACGCAGCTGGTGGCCGTGGGCGACCTGTTCGGCGACCGCCTGCAAGAGAGCCTCTCGGCCCTGAAGGGCTCGGCCGTGGGCTCTCGGGTGGTGGTCGACAAGGACCGCTGCTACACCGGGTTCGACGCCTACAAGCAGGTCATCGACCAGGTCGACGTGGTCGTCCTGGCGACGACGCCCCACTTCCGGCCGATCCACACGGCGTACGCGGTCGAGAAGGGCGTGCACGCGTTCGTCGAGAAGCCGATGGCCGTCGACGGCCCCGGCCTCCGCAAGTTCCTCAAGGCGGTCCAGGACGCCAAGGCCAAGGACCTCTCGATCGTCAACGGCTTCTGCTGGCGGTACCACCCGGCCCGCCGCGAGACCATGAAGCAGGTCTTCGACGGCCGGATCGGCGACATCCGCAGCATCGAGACCACCTACAACTCCTCGGGCGTCTGGGAGCCCCGCAAGACCCGCGAGGAGTGCGGCTCGGACATGGAGTACCAGCAGCGCAACTGGTACTACTACAACTGGCTCTCCGGCGACCACATCGTCGAGCAGGCCATCCACGGCCTGGACACGATGGGCTGGGCGATGGGCGACAAGCTCCCCGAACGCTGCTTCGGCGTCGGCGGCCGGCAGTCGCGCACCGACGCGAAGTACGGCAACATCTACGACCACTTCTCGCTGGTCTTCGAGTACCCGAACGACGTCCGCGGCTACCACCAGTGCCGCCACTGGGTCAACACCGCGAACCGCGTGAAGGACTACATCCTGGGGAGCGAGGGGACGGCCGACGTCTTCGCCAACTCGATCTCCGGCAAGAACAAGTGGCGGTATCGCGACACCGGCGACACCAAGAAGTACGACATGTACCAGGTCGAGCACGACGAGATGTACGCCGCGCTCCGCGCCGGGAAGACCATCAACAACGGCGAGCAGGCCGCCCACTCCACGCTCCTGGGCATCATGGGCCGCCAGGCCGCCTACACCGGCGAGATCATCACCCCGGAGCAGATCCTCGAATCGACCGAGGACCTGAGCCCGCCGGCCTACACCTTCGGCCCCGACCCGCTCCCGGTCGCCCCGATCCCGATCCCGGGCTTCAAGGCGAGCTGA
- the poxB gene encoding ubiquinone-dependent pyruvate dehydrogenase → MAQTVSEVFIDTLLAAGVKRVYGVVGDSLNGLTDVIRRREGIDWMHVRHEEVAAFAAGAEAHLTGELAVCAGSCGPGNLHLINGLYDCHRSRVPVLAIAAQIPTSELGSNYFQETNPQLLFKDCSHYCEFISQPEHAIRVLGIAMRTAIARKGVAVVILPGDVALRACSSAPAFLALDYAPSTTTPPADSLDGAAAILDDSKRVAILGGAGCAGAHDELMEVAGKLKAPIVHAMRGKEFIEPDNPFDVGMTGLLGFASGYHAMMSCDALLMLGTDFPYPQFYPPKAKIIQVDVRGEQIGRRTRVDLGLVGGVKETLAALSPKLAAKADRRYLDDCLENYAKAREGLDDLAVGEPGRKPIHPQFLAREIDALAADDAVFTCDVGTPTIWAARYLHMNGRRRLLGSFSHGSMANALSQAIGAQAASPGRQVVSLSGDGGLAMLLGDLLTLRQLKLPAKVVVFNNGSLGFVELEMKAAGLVDYGTSLVNPDFAKLAESADILGIRVEDPGEVRPALQRAFAHDGPALVDVVVNRQELAMPPTISAAQALGFSLYLLRAVIDGRGGEIVDLAKTNFLPRG, encoded by the coding sequence ATGGCGCAGACCGTCAGCGAGGTCTTCATCGACACGCTCCTCGCCGCGGGGGTGAAGCGGGTGTACGGGGTGGTGGGCGATTCGCTCAACGGACTGACGGACGTGATCCGCCGCCGCGAGGGGATCGACTGGATGCACGTCCGGCACGAGGAGGTCGCCGCCTTCGCCGCCGGGGCCGAGGCCCACTTGACGGGCGAGCTGGCCGTCTGCGCCGGGAGCTGCGGGCCGGGCAATCTGCACCTCATCAACGGCCTGTACGACTGCCACCGCAGCCGCGTCCCCGTCCTGGCCATTGCCGCGCAGATCCCCACCAGCGAGCTGGGGAGCAACTATTTCCAGGAGACCAACCCCCAGCTTCTGTTCAAGGATTGCAGCCATTATTGCGAGTTCATCTCGCAACCCGAGCATGCGATCCGCGTCCTGGGGATCGCCATGCGGACGGCGATCGCCCGGAAGGGGGTGGCCGTCGTCATCCTGCCGGGGGACGTGGCGCTCCGCGCCTGCTCCTCGGCGCCCGCGTTCCTGGCGCTCGACTACGCCCCCTCGACGACAACCCCGCCGGCCGACTCGCTCGACGGCGCGGCCGCGATCCTCGACGACTCGAAGCGGGTGGCGATCCTCGGCGGCGCGGGCTGCGCCGGCGCCCACGACGAGCTGATGGAGGTCGCGGGGAAGCTCAAGGCGCCCATCGTCCACGCCATGCGCGGCAAGGAGTTCATCGAGCCCGACAACCCGTTCGACGTGGGCATGACCGGGCTCCTGGGCTTCGCCTCCGGCTACCACGCGATGATGAGCTGCGACGCCCTGCTCATGCTGGGCACCGACTTCCCCTACCCGCAGTTCTACCCCCCGAAGGCGAAGATCATCCAGGTGGACGTTCGGGGGGAGCAGATCGGCCGCCGGACCCGCGTGGACCTGGGGCTGGTGGGGGGCGTGAAGGAGACCCTCGCGGCCCTCTCGCCGAAGCTCGCCGCGAAGGCCGACCGCCGCTACCTGGACGACTGCCTGGAGAACTACGCGAAGGCCCGCGAGGGCCTCGACGACCTGGCCGTGGGCGAGCCCGGCCGCAAACCGATCCACCCCCAGTTCCTGGCGCGGGAAATCGACGCCCTGGCGGCCGACGACGCCGTCTTCACCTGCGACGTCGGCACGCCCACGATCTGGGCGGCGCGCTATCTTCATATGAATGGACGCCGGCGCCTGCTCGGCTCGTTCAGCCACGGCTCGATGGCGAACGCGCTGTCGCAGGCGATCGGCGCGCAGGCGGCGAGCCCCGGCCGGCAGGTGGTCAGCCTGAGCGGCGACGGCGGCCTGGCGATGCTCCTGGGCGACCTGCTGACGCTCCGCCAGCTCAAGCTCCCGGCCAAGGTGGTGGTCTTCAACAACGGCTCGCTCGGCTTCGTCGAGTTGGAGATGAAGGCCGCAGGCCTGGTCGACTACGGCACCTCGCTGGTCAACCCGGACTTCGCGAAGCTCGCCGAATCGGCCGACATCCTGGGGATCCGCGTCGAGGACCCCGGCGAGGTCCGCCCGGCCTTGCAACGGGCCTTCGCGCACGACGGCCCGGCGCTCGTCGACGTCGTCGTCAATCGCCAGGAGCTGGCGATGCCGCCGACGATCTCGGCGGCCCAGGCGCTCGGCTTCAGCCTGTACCTCCTCCGCGCCGTCATCGACGGCCGGGGCGGCGAGATCGTCGACCTGGCCAAGACCAACTTCCTGCCGCGAGGCTGA
- a CDS encoding copper homeostasis protein CutC, with protein MDEPPGTAGPSRPLVEICVGDLRSALAAGEGGADRVELCDRLEVGGTTPSAGTIAEACRRLAIPVHVLIRPRAGDFAPDEPEMAAMRDDVDAARRLGASGVVLGVLHRDGTIDREATAGLADLARPMSVTFHKAFDQTPDLDEALETLVALGVDRVLTSGGRPSAEEGADALARLVTTAGDRIGILVAGRLSVENLPAIVGRTRAREIHLGSAAVGSVRSPCAFTPRDGSSLDWTGVRAENVRRIMETVASLAT; from the coding sequence GTGGACGAACCGCCGGGGACGGCCGGACCTTCCCGCCCGCTCGTCGAGATCTGCGTCGGCGACCTGCGCTCCGCGCTCGCGGCGGGCGAGGGGGGGGCCGACCGCGTCGAACTCTGCGACCGCCTGGAGGTCGGCGGCACGACCCCGAGCGCGGGGACGATCGCCGAGGCCTGCCGACGGCTGGCGATCCCCGTCCACGTCCTGATCCGGCCCCGCGCCGGCGACTTCGCGCCCGACGAACCCGAGATGGCGGCGATGCGCGACGACGTCGACGCGGCCCGCCGCCTCGGCGCCTCGGGCGTGGTCCTGGGCGTCCTCCATCGCGACGGGACGATCGACCGCGAGGCGACCGCGGGCCTCGCCGATCTGGCCCGGCCCATGAGCGTGACCTTCCACAAGGCGTTCGACCAGACCCCCGACCTCGACGAGGCGCTGGAGACCCTCGTCGCCTTGGGCGTCGACCGCGTGCTGACTTCGGGAGGCCGCCCCTCGGCCGAGGAAGGGGCCGACGCGCTGGCCCGGCTCGTGACGACCGCCGGAGACCGGATCGGCATCCTCGTCGCCGGCCGCCTCTCCGTCGAGAACCTCCCCGCAATCGTCGGCCGCACCCGAGCCCGCGAAATCCACCTCGGCTCGGCGGCCGTCGGCTCCGTTCGGAGCCCTTGCGCCTTCACGCCCCGCGACGGCTCCTCCCTCGACTGGACCGGCGTCCGCGCCGAGAACGTCCGGCGGATCATGGAGACCGTCGCCAGCCTGGCGACCTGA
- a CDS encoding transposase: MPRPELLYRWSDRVATRFPTLSRCQARVLAWYSLGMILARGGGLDRVAVHLAALLDVGPGTVRQRLREFYRPAASKRGRSRRELDPEACFGPLLGWVLSSWGDGPLALAVDATALGDRMTVLCVAALYRSCAVPVAWAVLPGNEPGAWNPHWKRLLGLLREHVGPDRRVFVLSDRGIESSGLFRAIVELGWHPLMRAKARGCFRPQGGRWARMPELAPRHGARFRARGQAFKTKEARLDCTLLARWDEGRADPWLILTDLPPEQADASWYAVRAWIECSFKKIKSDGWRWERSRMADPARAARLWAAMALATLWTLEVGGAADAADRPEPEPGPGPAAAPKPRRWSTFLLGGAAVLRAWIGGADPAGRFLPEPWPGPPRDAAPPPEVLMKIDTSP, from the coding sequence ATGCCCCGCCCCGAACTACTGTACCGCTGGTCCGACCGCGTCGCGACTCGGTTCCCCACGCTGTCGCGATGCCAGGCCCGGGTCCTGGCCTGGTACAGCCTCGGGATGATCCTGGCACGCGGCGGCGGGCTGGACCGGGTGGCCGTCCACCTGGCGGCCCTGCTGGACGTGGGGCCCGGCACGGTCCGCCAGCGGCTCCGCGAGTTCTACCGCCCGGCCGCCTCGAAGCGGGGCCGGTCCCGCCGCGAGCTCGATCCCGAGGCCTGCTTCGGCCCGCTGCTGGGCTGGGTCCTCTCGAGCTGGGGCGACGGCCCCCTGGCCCTGGCCGTCGACGCCACCGCGCTGGGCGATCGGATGACGGTCCTGTGCGTCGCGGCGCTCTACCGGTCGTGCGCCGTGCCGGTCGCCTGGGCGGTCCTGCCGGGGAACGAGCCGGGGGCCTGGAACCCGCACTGGAAGCGGCTCCTGGGCCTGCTCCGCGAGCACGTCGGGCCGGACCGACGCGTGTTCGTCCTGTCGGACCGGGGGATCGAGTCGTCGGGCCTGTTCCGGGCGATCGTCGAGCTGGGCTGGCACCCGCTGATGCGGGCCAAGGCCCGGGGCTGCTTCCGGCCCCAGGGGGGCCGATGGGCGCGGATGCCCGAGCTGGCCCCGCGGCACGGGGCCCGGTTCCGGGCCCGCGGCCAGGCCTTCAAGACGAAGGAGGCGCGGCTGGACTGCACGCTGCTGGCGCGGTGGGACGAGGGCCGCGCCGACCCCTGGCTGATCCTCACCGACCTGCCGCCGGAACAGGCCGACGCGTCCTGGTACGCCGTGCGGGCCTGGATCGAGTGCTCGTTCAAGAAGATCAAGAGCGACGGCTGGCGGTGGGAGCGGAGCCGGATGGCCGACCCGGCGCGGGCGGCCCGGCTGTGGGCCGCGATGGCCCTGGCGACCCTGTGGACGCTGGAGGTCGGCGGCGCGGCCGACGCCGCCGATCGACCCGAGCCCGAGCCGGGGCCGGGGCCGGCCGCCGCCCCCAAGCCCCGGCGCTGGTCGACCTTCCTGCTGGGGGGCGCCGCCGTCCTGCGGGCCTGGATCGGGGGGGCCGACCCCGCCGGCCGCTTCCTCCCGGAGCCCTGGCCCGGCCCGCCGCGCGACGCCGCCCCGCCCCCCGAAGTATTGATGAAAATCGATACCTCCCCCTGA
- a CDS encoding PVC-type heme-binding CxxCH protein: MRPFLLALATLATTLGAVVADDAPLNLHKRVRVPSVVEPAAYETVETTARWEPSKTALIVCDMWDDHWCKGATRRCGELAPVLNQVVADARAKGVLIVHSPSGCMDFYKDHPARLRAKSAPKAADLPKDIGSWCYKIPAEERGTYPIDQSDGGCDCGPRCTERNAWTSQDPRIEIRDEDAISDSGEEVWNLLASRGIEHVMLTGVHTNMCVLGRPFGLRNLAKNGKDVVLVRDLTDTMYNSRRPPYVSHFEGTNRIVEHIEKFVCPTIVSTDLTGRPAFAFRPDDRPRAVFVIGDDEYRTAETLPAFAQAELEPNGVRCTFVVADPKAPNDFPGVEALDDADLLFVSARRRAPTDEQMKIIRRYVESGKPVVGIRTASHAFDAKGQAPAGHAEWTTFDPDVLGGHYTGHHQNGVEPTIALAPEAKGHAILDSVEPGFRSPGSLYKASPLAPTTIPLLTGAIDGHPAEPVAWINLKGRSRVFYTSLGDPGDFETPAFRRLLLNAVFWALDRPAPGAKAPAPTSFQVPDDLAVDLAAAEPIVRQPLHLSFDERGRLWVVQYAQYPHPAGLKMLSRDGVWRVAYDKVPVPPPNHVRGLDRITIHEDVDGDGAYDRHKTFVEGLNLATSVARGRGGVWVLNPPYLLFYPDRDGDDVPDGDPEVHLQGFGLEDTHSIANSLTWGPDGWLYAAQGSTVSGRVSRPGLDDGREPVRSLGQLIWRYHPEQRRYEIFAEGGGNAFGVEVDAKGRIYSGHNGGDTRGFAYVQGGYFQKGFDKHGPLSNPYTFGYFPAMTHGRTPRFTHDFAIYEGGRFPEKYQGALFGVAPLLNHVVISELSPEGSTFRTRDVGLAMSTTEPQFRPVDVTLGPDGFLHVADWYDEYVSHLRNNAGLVSVDTGRIYRIRPRDAKPTGPLLDLGRLSSPELVDRLDDPNRWVRQTALRLIGDRKDAGLAPLLRRRIESTTGQSALESLWALNLVGGLDEPSTLAAIRHDDPYVRSWAIRLACDDGEVSREIASGLVATAETEPRVEVRSQLASSARRLPTPDALAIVDRLMTRGEDATDPHVPLLIWWAVEAKVGTDPEAVLAMFRDREAWEAPIAVSTIQERLMRRFAAAGGRKDLDACVRLLEAAPGPEHVARLMTGLEAAYLGRSTAGLPPRLADALEQHGGSSIVLGLRRAKPEAVAEALRALGDPGGDREKPLQYLRVLGEVRIDACRPAILELARTSPVNPLRSAALSALAVYDDPEIADEVMKMYTSLPDDVLASAWSLLASRRAWAATFLDAAVDGRVDARAVPREVVDRFRALKDPKVDELAVRAFGPAPSDAPADLKERMAKFAGVARSGGGTPKAGRAIFQERCERCHTLFGKGGNVGPELTTFRRDDLDSLLLAVVDPSAEVREGYVAYTLATTDGRVLTGVRADEDPHVVVLRCPDGEERTIAREDVEAFEPSKTSIMPPGLLDDLTDDQVRDLFSYLRVSQPIID; this comes from the coding sequence ATGCGGCCCTTCCTCCTCGCCCTGGCGACCCTCGCGACGACCCTCGGCGCGGTGGTCGCCGACGACGCGCCGTTGAACTTGCACAAGCGAGTGCGCGTTCCTTCCGTCGTCGAGCCCGCCGCCTACGAGACGGTCGAGACGACGGCCCGCTGGGAGCCCTCGAAGACGGCCCTGATCGTCTGCGACATGTGGGACGACCATTGGTGCAAGGGGGCGACCCGACGCTGCGGCGAGCTGGCGCCGGTGCTGAATCAGGTCGTCGCCGACGCCCGCGCGAAGGGCGTCCTGATCGTCCACTCGCCCAGCGGCTGCATGGACTTCTACAAGGACCACCCGGCGCGGCTGCGGGCGAAGTCGGCCCCGAAGGCGGCGGATCTGCCGAAGGACATCGGCTCCTGGTGCTACAAGATCCCCGCCGAGGAGCGCGGGACGTATCCCATCGACCAGTCGGACGGCGGCTGCGACTGCGGGCCCCGCTGCACCGAGCGGAACGCCTGGACGTCCCAGGACCCGAGGATCGAGATCCGCGACGAGGACGCGATCAGCGACTCCGGCGAGGAGGTCTGGAACCTGCTCGCGAGCCGGGGGATCGAGCACGTCATGCTGACGGGCGTTCACACGAACATGTGCGTGCTCGGGCGTCCGTTCGGGCTCCGCAACCTGGCGAAGAACGGCAAGGACGTGGTCCTGGTCCGTGACCTGACCGACACCATGTACAACTCGCGACGGCCCCCCTACGTCTCCCACTTCGAGGGGACGAACCGGATCGTCGAGCACATCGAGAAGTTCGTCTGCCCGACGATCGTCTCGACCGACCTGACCGGCCGACCGGCCTTCGCGTTCCGGCCCGACGACCGCCCCCGCGCCGTGTTCGTGATCGGCGACGACGAGTACAGGACCGCCGAGACCCTCCCCGCCTTCGCCCAGGCCGAGCTGGAGCCGAACGGCGTGCGCTGCACGTTCGTCGTCGCCGACCCGAAGGCGCCGAACGACTTCCCGGGCGTCGAGGCGCTCGACGACGCCGACCTGCTGTTCGTCAGCGCCCGCCGCCGCGCGCCCACGGATGAGCAGATGAAGATCATTCGGCGGTACGTCGAATCCGGCAAGCCGGTCGTCGGCATCCGCACGGCGAGCCACGCCTTCGACGCGAAGGGCCAGGCCCCGGCCGGGCACGCCGAATGGACGACGTTCGATCCCGACGTCCTCGGCGGCCACTACACGGGCCACCACCAGAACGGCGTCGAGCCGACCATCGCCCTGGCCCCGGAGGCGAAGGGGCACGCGATCCTCGACAGCGTGGAGCCCGGCTTCCGCAGCCCCGGCTCGCTCTACAAGGCGAGCCCGCTCGCCCCGACGACGATCCCCCTGCTCACCGGCGCGATCGACGGCCACCCCGCCGAGCCGGTCGCCTGGATCAACCTGAAGGGCCGCTCGCGCGTCTTCTACACGTCGCTCGGCGACCCCGGCGACTTCGAGACCCCCGCCTTCCGCCGCCTCCTCCTCAACGCGGTCTTCTGGGCGCTCGACCGCCCCGCCCCCGGGGCCAAGGCCCCCGCTCCCACGTCGTTCCAGGTCCCCGACGACCTGGCCGTCGACCTGGCGGCGGCGGAGCCGATCGTCCGCCAGCCGCTCCACCTGAGCTTCGACGAGCGGGGAAGGCTCTGGGTGGTGCAGTACGCCCAGTACCCCCACCCCGCCGGCCTGAAGATGCTCAGCCGCGACGGCGTCTGGCGGGTGGCCTACGACAAGGTCCCCGTCCCCCCGCCCAACCACGTCCGCGGCCTGGATCGGATCACGATCCACGAGGACGTCGACGGCGACGGCGCGTACGACCGCCACAAGACGTTCGTCGAGGGGCTGAACCTGGCGACCTCGGTCGCGCGCGGCCGGGGGGGCGTCTGGGTCCTCAACCCCCCCTACCTCCTCTTTTATCCCGACCGGGACGGCGACGACGTCCCCGACGGCGACCCCGAGGTCCACCTGCAAGGCTTCGGCCTGGAAGACACCCACTCGATCGCCAACAGCCTGACCTGGGGCCCGGACGGCTGGCTCTATGCGGCGCAGGGGAGCACGGTCTCGGGCCGGGTCTCGCGCCCGGGCCTGGACGACGGCCGCGAGCCGGTGCGCTCGCTGGGCCAGCTCATCTGGCGATACCACCCCGAGCAGCGGCGGTACGAGATCTTCGCCGAGGGGGGCGGCAACGCGTTCGGCGTCGAGGTCGACGCCAAGGGGCGGATCTACTCCGGCCACAACGGCGGCGACACGCGGGGCTTCGCCTACGTCCAGGGGGGCTACTTCCAGAAGGGCTTCGACAAGCACGGGCCCCTCTCCAACCCCTACACCTTCGGCTACTTCCCGGCCATGACCCACGGCCGGACGCCTCGCTTCACCCACGATTTCGCGATCTATGAAGGGGGCCGCTTCCCCGAGAAATACCAGGGCGCGCTCTTCGGCGTGGCGCCGCTCCTCAATCACGTCGTCATCAGCGAACTCTCGCCCGAAGGCTCGACGTTCCGCACCCGAGACGTCGGCCTCGCCATGAGCACGACCGAGCCGCAGTTTCGGCCGGTCGACGTGACGCTCGGCCCGGACGGCTTCCTCCACGTCGCCGACTGGTACGACGAATACGTCAGCCACCTCCGGAATAATGCGGGCCTGGTGAGCGTCGACACCGGTCGCATCTACCGCATCCGCCCGCGCGACGCCAAGCCGACGGGGCCGCTCCTGGACCTGGGGCGGCTCTCCTCGCCAGAACTGGTCGACCGCCTGGACGACCCGAACCGATGGGTCCGCCAGACGGCGCTCCGACTGATCGGCGACCGGAAAGACGCCGGCCTCGCGCCCCTGCTCCGGCGTCGCATCGAGTCGACCACCGGCCAGTCGGCGCTCGAATCGCTCTGGGCGTTGAACCTCGTCGGCGGCCTCGACGAGCCGAGCACGCTGGCGGCGATCCGTCACGACGACCCGTACGTCCGGTCGTGGGCGATCCGGCTGGCCTGCGACGACGGCGAGGTCTCGCGCGAGATCGCCTCGGGCCTGGTCGCGACGGCCGAAACCGAGCCCCGCGTGGAGGTCCGCAGCCAGCTCGCCTCCTCCGCCCGCCGACTCCCCACGCCCGACGCCCTGGCGATCGTGGATCGGTTGATGACTCGCGGGGAGGACGCGACCGACCCGCACGTCCCGCTGCTGATCTGGTGGGCCGTCGAGGCGAAGGTGGGGACCGACCCGGAAGCGGTGCTGGCGATGTTCCGCGACCGCGAGGCGTGGGAGGCCCCGATCGCCGTCTCGACGATCCAGGAACGGTTGATGCGTCGGTTCGCCGCCGCCGGCGGCCGGAAGGACCTGGACGCCTGCGTCCGGTTGCTGGAGGCCGCCCCCGGCCCCGAGCACGTCGCCCGGCTCATGACCGGGCTGGAGGCGGCGTACCTCGGCCGGTCGACGGCCGGCCTGCCCCCCCGGCTGGCGGACGCGCTCGAACAGCACGGCGGCTCCTCGATCGTCCTGGGCCTTCGCCGCGCCAAGCCCGAGGCGGTCGCCGAGGCCCTCCGCGCGCTGGGCGATCCGGGGGGCGACCGCGAGAAGCCGTTGCAGTACCTCCGCGTGCTCGGCGAGGTCCGCATCGACGCCTGCCGCCCGGCGATCCTCGAACTCGCCCGCACGTCGCCCGTCAACCCGCTGCGGTCGGCCGCCCTGTCGGCGCTGGCGGTCTACGACGACCCGGAGATCGCCGATGAAGTCATGAAGATGTACACGAGCCTTCCCGACGACGTGCTCGCCTCCGCGTGGAGCCTGCTGGCGAGTCGGCGAGCGTGGGCCGCGACGTTCCTCGACGCGGCGGTCGACGGCCGCGTCGACGCCCGCGCCGTCCCCCGCGAGGTCGTCGATCGGTTCCGCGCCCTGAAGGACCCGAAGGTCGACGAGCTGGCCGTCCGCGCCTTCGGCCCGGCCCCGTCCGACGCCCCGGCGGACCTGAAGGAGCGGATGGCGAAGTTCGCCGGAGTCGCCCGCTCCGGCGGCGGCACCCCCAAGGCGGGGCGGGCCATCTTCCAGGAACGTTGCGAGCGCTGCCACACCCTGTTCGGCAAGGGGGGGAACGTCGGCCCCGAGCTGACCACCTTCCGCCGCGACGACCTGGACTCCCTGCTCCTGGCCGTCGTCGACCCGTCGGCCGAGGTCCGCGAGGGGTACGTCGCCTACACCCTCGCCACGACCGACGGCCGCGTCCTGACCGGCGTCCGCGCCGACGAGGACCCCCACGTCGTCGTCCTCCGCTGCCCCGACGGCGAGGAACGCACGATCGCCCGCGAGGACGTCGAGGCCTTCGAACCCTCCAAAACCTCGATCATGCCCCCCGGACTCCTGGACGACCTGACCGACGATCAGGTCCGCGACCTCTTCTCCTACCTCCGCGTCAGCCAGCCGATCATCGACTGA
- a CDS encoding HAF repeat-containing PEP-CTERM protein, with product MILLQIRAREGVVVRRFATGRAFLLLLSGLWTSIAPAEASPYKITDLGGPDGRIASTVGLSLNERGQVAGAWAEDRPSSPSAAYESHPYFYDPTAGGKVTLPAVVSPSGGDPGGYDGRYLGHAFSGLDDAGRAVAGSRDGAVSFDSATGRFTDVAGPAGFLSNSGVMIGTKEVEPIGGWGNFVPVSSQDGRVSDLGLPPGAVGAQVQGINDVGDVLVRAAMSPGEFNRYFVLSGSGGTWTDLGSSTGTAINDQGVVAGNLGFDAQGRPSHAALIAPGGATTDLGTLPGDAFSYAYGINNLGHAVGLSYAENANWLYRGFLYRDGTMTNLNDLIDPASGWSIRWGLAINDRGQILALGVHDDREGVVLLTPDGLATSPDPVFPEMPETPVPEPSSLLVFGGLALGLGVAQRRRRA from the coding sequence ATGATTCTGCTCCAAATCCGCGCCAGGGAGGGCGTCGTCGTGCGTCGATTCGCAACGGGTCGGGCGTTTCTGCTGCTGCTGAGCGGCCTCTGGACGTCGATCGCGCCGGCGGAGGCTTCCCCTTACAAGATCACCGATCTCGGCGGGCCCGACGGCCGTATCGCTTCCACCGTGGGGCTGTCGCTCAACGAGCGCGGGCAGGTGGCGGGGGCCTGGGCCGAGGACAGGCCGTCGAGCCCGTCGGCCGCGTACGAGTCCCACCCGTATTTCTACGACCCGACGGCCGGGGGGAAGGTGACGCTGCCGGCCGTCGTCTCCCCGAGCGGGGGCGACCCGGGCGGCTACGACGGGCGTTACCTCGGCCACGCCTTCAGCGGCCTGGACGACGCCGGCCGCGCGGTCGCCGGCTCCCGCGACGGCGCGGTGAGCTTCGACTCCGCCACCGGTCGGTTCACCGACGTCGCCGGGCCGGCCGGGTTCCTGTCGAACTCTGGCGTGATGATCGGCACGAAGGAAGTGGAGCCGATCGGCGGCTGGGGGAATTTCGTCCCCGTCTCCTCCCAGGACGGCCGGGTGAGCGACCTGGGGCTCCCGCCGGGGGCCGTCGGGGCGCAGGTCCAGGGGATCAACGACGTGGGCGACGTGCTCGTCCGCGCCGCGATGTCGCCCGGCGAGTTCAACCGCTATTTCGTCCTGAGCGGGAGCGGCGGGACCTGGACCGACCTGGGCTCCTCCACCGGGACGGCGATCAACGACCAGGGGGTCGTCGCCGGGAACCTCGGCTTCGACGCCCAGGGTCGGCCGTCGCACGCGGCCCTGATCGCGCCCGGCGGAGCGACGACCGATCTCGGGACGCTGCCGGGCGACGCCTTCAGCTACGCCTACGGGATCAACAACCTGGGGCACGCCGTGGGGCTGTCCTACGCGGAGAACGCCAACTGGCTGTATCGGGGGTTCCTGTATCGGGACGGGACGATGACCAACCTGAACGACCTGATCGACCCCGCCAGCGGCTGGTCGATCCGGTGGGGGCTGGCGATCAACGACCGCGGCCAGATCCTCGCCCTGGGCGTCCACGACGACCGCGAAGGCGTGGTGCTGCTGACTCCCGACGGCCTCGCCACGTCCCCAGACCCGGTCTTCCCGGAAATGCCTGAGACGCCCGTCCCCGAACCCTCTTCCCTCCTCGTCTTCGGCGGCCTGGCCCTCGGACTCGGCGTCGCTCAGCGACGACGAAGGGCCTGA